From a single Pseudalkalibacillus hwajinpoensis genomic region:
- a CDS encoding TetR/AcrR family transcriptional regulator, with amino-acid sequence MARGFSKQELTEIRQQLIDEARNQYRTRGFKTGIKDLTDAIGIAPGSFYKFYTSKEELIFTILEEEEASIKEILFNEFNHMAFTSPNEIACFLIRGVELATGNPFIELMMSPTQMSAISRKVPKERLERHMNHDQLSLEKLLPLQDHPQKKTIGSVIRAFFLLTMHQREIGQDEFQNTLHFYANALAHEILREG; translated from the coding sequence ATGGCACGAGGTTTTTCTAAACAGGAATTAACAGAGATTCGACAACAGCTGATTGATGAAGCAAGAAATCAGTATCGCACTAGAGGATTTAAGACAGGGATCAAAGATTTAACCGATGCTATCGGGATTGCCCCTGGTTCATTCTATAAGTTCTATACGTCGAAAGAAGAGCTCATCTTCACCATACTTGAAGAAGAAGAAGCCTCCATTAAAGAAATATTGTTTAATGAATTCAATCATATGGCATTCACATCTCCAAACGAGATTGCATGCTTTTTGATAAGAGGGGTCGAGCTTGCGACCGGCAATCCCTTTATCGAACTCATGATGTCTCCAACCCAAATGAGTGCGATCTCGCGCAAAGTACCGAAAGAGCGGTTAGAACGTCATATGAATCATGACCAATTATCACTTGAGAAGCTGCTCCCCCTTCAAGATCATCCTCAAAAGAAGACGATTGGTAGCGTCATTCGTGCGTTCTTTCTTCTAACAATGCATCAGCGAGAAATCGGTCAAGACGAGTTTCAAAACACGCTTCACTTTTATGCCAACGCACTGGCACATGAAATTCTTAGGGAGGGATAA
- a CDS encoding alpha/beta hydrolase, which yields MLFKTSYFIPAFNEERMIRIYLPDTYDQTSAIYPVLYMHDGQNVFDDEGAVGGRSLRLKDYLDRNKVQLIVVAIDSGANRMVEYRLWPPGELSEKLTGRSESLDAKGREYIDFIAKDLKEYIDDTYRTRKESNYMAGISLGGLITTYALCRYPSVFSRGAGISSGFFRNQEELEKFIGLSNLSTIDRLYLDCGTSESSDGRINQAFYDSNERIYRLLKEKLDCIEFNVVENGEHKYESFSDRVEKVMTFLMDEN from the coding sequence GTGCTTTTTAAAACAAGTTATTTTATACCAGCGTTTAATGAGGAGCGAATGATCAGAATTTACTTACCTGATACGTACGATCAAACGAGTGCTATTTATCCAGTTCTCTATATGCACGACGGACAAAATGTGTTTGATGATGAAGGAGCGGTTGGAGGAAGATCTTTGCGTCTTAAAGACTATCTTGATCGCAATAAAGTGCAGCTTATTGTCGTTGCCATTGATTCTGGCGCTAATCGAATGGTGGAATATCGTCTCTGGCCACCGGGTGAACTGAGCGAGAAGCTAACAGGGAGAAGCGAATCTCTAGATGCGAAAGGGCGGGAATATATTGACTTTATTGCTAAGGATTTAAAGGAGTATATTGATGACACATACCGCACTCGTAAAGAATCGAATTATATGGCAGGAATCTCGCTAGGAGGACTAATTACGACGTATGCTTTATGTCGATACCCGAGTGTTTTCAGTAGAGGAGCAGGCATATCATCAGGATTTTTCCGTAATCAAGAAGAATTAGAGAAGTTCATCGGGTTATCAAATTTATCAACTATTGATCGTCTATATCTTGATTGTGGTACATCTGAATCGAGTGATGGTCGAATTAATCAAGCGTTCTATGATTCAAATGAACGAATCTATCGCTTATTAAAAGAGAAGCTGGATTGCATTGAATTTAATGTGGTTGAGAATGGAGAACACAAGTATGAATCATTCAGCGACAGAGTTGAAAAAGTGATGACATTCTTGATGGATGAAAACTGA
- a CDS encoding sigma-54-dependent Fis family transcriptional regulator → MNTTEPLRLEVWNRFVREGVLDSSRIRERISESWHLCQRKGVNPYGGKGEHVLTEENLETRLTNNKLLMDLSSHYLEKLYTFFGNARSMVLLTDAEGYVLKAFGQKDTLQRALTINFKKGVRWTEELVGTNAIGTAIRINEPITVKGSEHFSVASHQWICSASPIHYEGKLVGVLDVTSPVEHSAHEHALAAVVSTAFAIEKEWQLRIKEEELELLRYVNDAEKEPFLLVNQKNKVIWSSSKDCIQKGVFLEELSQTRIKQKIQIRSIYNERIIGTKIILESAYKKNQTNLPPPVFVFNGVKGISSSFNTVINQAKKVAKTNASVHIHGETGTGKELLAHAIHLNSNRAHGPFVAVNCGAIPSSLIESELFGYTSGSFTGANRKGFRGKLAQADGGTLFLDEIGDISHSMQVALLRVLQEKEITPIGGDKPISIDIRVITATHCRLEEMVERGAFREDLYYRIVVFPLYLPSLRERGEDIPYLVEEYCSRMNWKIRFPPNIMKELKEQEWKGNIRELHNVLQRLQILYPDQLPSTSIQSCMTTGTERIQKEESYMKQLEKHKIVGALEENSGNVSSTAKALNMPRSTLYRKLKKYKLL, encoded by the coding sequence ATGAACACGACTGAACCGTTAAGACTTGAAGTATGGAATCGATTTGTAAGAGAAGGTGTGCTGGATTCTTCAAGGATTCGAGAGCGAATATCGGAGTCATGGCACTTATGTCAGCGGAAAGGCGTCAATCCTTATGGTGGTAAGGGAGAGCATGTCCTAACAGAAGAGAATCTGGAAACACGACTAACAAACAATAAGTTGTTAATGGATCTCTCGTCACATTATTTAGAGAAGCTTTACACCTTTTTTGGGAATGCAAGGTCAATGGTGTTGCTAACTGATGCAGAAGGATATGTGTTAAAGGCGTTTGGACAGAAAGATACATTGCAAAGAGCACTGACGATTAATTTTAAGAAAGGTGTAAGGTGGACGGAGGAGCTTGTTGGAACAAATGCGATCGGGACAGCGATTCGTATCAATGAACCCATTACAGTTAAAGGATCCGAGCATTTCTCTGTCGCATCTCATCAATGGATTTGTTCAGCTTCTCCCATTCATTATGAAGGTAAGCTTGTAGGGGTTCTTGATGTTACGAGTCCTGTTGAACATTCGGCACATGAGCACGCCCTTGCAGCCGTTGTGTCGACAGCATTTGCGATTGAGAAAGAATGGCAACTGCGAATCAAAGAAGAAGAGTTAGAACTACTTCGGTACGTCAACGATGCAGAAAAGGAACCTTTTCTATTAGTAAATCAAAAAAACAAAGTTATCTGGTCAAGCTCAAAAGATTGTATTCAAAAAGGAGTTTTCCTAGAAGAACTGAGCCAAACGCGCATTAAACAAAAAATACAGATTCGATCGATTTATAACGAACGAATTATTGGAACAAAAATTATTTTAGAATCTGCATACAAAAAAAACCAAACAAATCTTCCTCCGCCAGTATTTGTTTTTAATGGAGTTAAGGGAATAAGTTCATCTTTTAATACTGTTATCAATCAGGCAAAGAAAGTAGCAAAAACGAATGCGTCCGTACATATTCATGGCGAAACAGGTACCGGGAAGGAATTATTGGCGCATGCCATCCATCTTAATAGTAATCGAGCTCATGGTCCCTTTGTTGCTGTCAATTGTGGAGCTATTCCATCTTCATTAATTGAAAGTGAATTATTTGGGTATACTTCAGGTTCATTTACAGGAGCCAATAGAAAAGGATTTCGTGGAAAGCTTGCACAGGCCGATGGAGGCACCTTATTTCTAGATGAAATAGGAGATATTTCTCATTCGATGCAAGTTGCGCTTCTTCGTGTACTGCAAGAGAAAGAAATTACCCCCATAGGTGGAGATAAACCAATCTCCATCGATATAAGAGTGATAACAGCAACTCACTGTAGGTTGGAGGAAATGGTAGAGAGGGGAGCATTTCGCGAAGACTTGTATTATAGAATAGTTGTTTTTCCACTCTATCTTCCTTCTCTTCGTGAAAGGGGAGAGGATATCCCTTATCTAGTTGAAGAGTATTGCTCTCGTATGAATTGGAAAATTCGTTTTCCTCCTAATATTATGAAAGAACTCAAAGAACAGGAATGGAAAGGGAACATTCGAGAATTGCATAATGTGCTTCAACGCTTGCAAATACTCTACCCAGATCAGCTTCCTTCGACCTCCATTCAATCTTGTATGACCACTGGAACCGAGCGCATTCAGAAAGAAGAATCCTATATGAAACAGCTTGAGAAGCACAAAATTGTCGGAGCTCTCGAGGAAAACAGTGGGAATGTTTCTTCAACCGCAAAAGCTCTTAACATGCCAAGAAGTACGTTGTATCGAAAGTTAAAGAAATATAAGCTGTTATAA
- the glaH gene encoding glutarate dioxygenase GlaH: MNLSSVKQNERIAKKGQGYQIKPSSVHERLYVVELEQQVINCFFEEVRGINSQQLEYIPYMRFILTDKLSSLLDEDFQKSVRAILHDRHTGGFTVGVNQQTTDPEDYVKFSTAFSHLIGIPNFDAMSGNYYARFSVKHTDNSDSYLRQAYRLFTLHTDGTYVDEATDWLLMMKFDEQNAVGGRSRLLHLDDWEELDRFYKHPMALQRLIYKAPPSKNVVKEVFRTTFYEQNNEPCICFIDQFVHPENLEQANYLNELSSSMENSSATKGLELPSGELIMLNNRFWLHGREAFEENTRLHRELLRQRGRFA, translated from the coding sequence ATGAATCTTTCAAGCGTAAAACAGAATGAGAGAATCGCAAAAAAGGGGCAAGGATATCAGATTAAACCGAGTTCTGTCCATGAGCGATTGTATGTCGTTGAACTAGAGCAGCAGGTGATCAACTGTTTTTTTGAAGAGGTCCGCGGCATTAATAGCCAGCAGTTAGAATATATCCCTTACATGCGATTTATTTTGACCGATAAGCTTTCGAGTCTTCTGGATGAAGACTTTCAGAAATCCGTCCGAGCAATTCTCCATGATCGACATACTGGCGGGTTTACCGTTGGTGTGAACCAGCAGACAACTGATCCTGAGGATTACGTAAAGTTTTCAACAGCCTTTTCACACCTCATTGGGATACCGAATTTCGATGCAATGTCAGGAAACTACTATGCTCGTTTCTCCGTTAAGCATACGGATAATAGTGATTCTTACCTGCGCCAGGCGTATCGGCTGTTCACCCTTCATACGGATGGGACGTATGTAGATGAGGCAACAGATTGGTTATTGATGATGAAGTTTGATGAGCAAAATGCAGTGGGAGGACGTTCACGACTTCTTCACCTTGATGATTGGGAAGAGCTTGATCGATTCTATAAGCATCCGATGGCATTGCAGCGTCTTATCTATAAAGCACCCCCAAGCAAAAATGTGGTGAAAGAAGTGTTCCGAACCACGTTCTACGAACAAAACAATGAACCTTGCATCTGCTTTATTGATCAGTTCGTTCATCCAGAAAACCTTGAGCAGGCAAACTACTTGAATGAGCTCTCAAGCTCAATGGAGAATTCATCTGCAACGAAAGGACTTGAGCTTCCATCAGGAGAATTGATAATGTTGAACAATCGTTTCTGGCTCCACGGTCGGGAAGCATTCGAAGAAAATACAAGACTGCACAGGGAACTGTTACGACAGCGTGGTAGATTTGCTTGA
- a CDS encoding alpha-ketoacid dehydrogenase subunit beta, translating into MARIITFADAVNEAIRLAMREDENVILMGEDVAGGAEVDHLHDEEAWGGVMGVTKGLVQEFGRERILDTPIAEAGYIGASVTAAATGLRPIAELMFNDFIGSCLDEVMNQGAKLRYMFGGKARVPLTIRTMHGAGFRAAAQHSQSLYGLFTSIPGVKVVVPSTPADCKGLLLQSILHDDDPVIFFEDKTLYTMKGDVPEGLYTIPFGKADIKRKGSDLTIIAIGKQVHTALKAADQLAKKGIETEVIDPRTLSPLDEDSILRSVEKTGRLIIVDEANPRCSAATDLSALVADKGFDYLDAPIKMVTAPHTPVPFSPALEDLYLPTPEKVIQKAMELLGEEIIV; encoded by the coding sequence ATGGCAAGAATCATAACATTTGCGGATGCAGTGAACGAGGCAATTCGCCTTGCGATGAGAGAGGATGAGAATGTAATCCTTATGGGTGAAGATGTTGCTGGGGGAGCGGAAGTGGATCACTTGCATGATGAGGAAGCATGGGGCGGTGTCATGGGCGTAACGAAAGGGCTTGTGCAGGAGTTTGGGAGAGAACGAATTCTAGATACGCCGATTGCAGAGGCAGGCTACATAGGGGCATCTGTTACGGCGGCCGCAACAGGATTACGTCCGATCGCAGAGCTAATGTTTAATGATTTTATTGGCAGCTGTCTTGATGAGGTGATGAACCAGGGTGCAAAGCTTCGTTACATGTTTGGTGGAAAAGCGAGAGTGCCGCTCACCATTCGTACAATGCATGGAGCAGGATTCAGAGCAGCTGCACAGCATTCCCAGAGCCTTTATGGTCTTTTTACATCCATCCCTGGCGTGAAGGTGGTTGTGCCTTCCACACCGGCTGACTGCAAAGGACTATTATTACAATCCATTTTACACGATGATGACCCTGTCATCTTCTTTGAAGATAAAACGCTATATACAATGAAAGGTGATGTTCCAGAAGGTCTTTATACCATCCCATTCGGGAAGGCAGATATTAAGCGGAAAGGATCTGATCTAACAATCATTGCGATTGGAAAGCAGGTTCATACGGCATTAAAAGCGGCTGATCAATTGGCGAAAAAGGGGATTGAGACAGAAGTTATAGATCCACGCACCCTTTCACCGCTTGATGAGGATAGTATTCTGCGTTCTGTTGAAAAAACAGGAAGACTTATTATTGTAGATGAAGCCAATCCACGATGCAGTGCAGCGACAGATTTGTCAGCACTTGTTGCTGATAAAGGTTTTGACTATCTAGATGCGCCAATCAAAATGGTAACAGCTCCTCATACACCTGTTCCATTTTCACCTGCATTAGAAGATCTTTATCTTCCAACACCCGAAAAAGTGATTCAAAAAGCTATGGAGCTTCTTGGCGAAGAAATCATTGTTTAA
- the lhgO gene encoding L-2-hydroxyglutarate oxidase, whose translation MYDYVVIGGGIVGLSTAFSIHKRYPHAKLAVVEKEKGWASHQTGRNSGVIHSGIYYKPGSMKATLAKKGSDSMVRFCQENDIAHDVCGKVIVAVDETERENMNHLYKRGLQNGLQVQKLSKKGLLEIEPHVNGVEGIKVSSTGIVDYKKVTEKLADILSKRGIDLLPGTTVTNIEEHTDEAVLDTSNGTINTQFLINCAGLHSDRVARLADIYTDLKIVPFRGEYFELKKEKSHLVRNLIYPVPNPDFPFLGVHLTRMMDGTIHAGPNAVLSLKREGYGKLSFNSKDAFDVLTFEGFWKMAGSNMKEGLKELVRSFHRKSFVKSLQRLVPEIQEGDVVPTHSGVRAQALLKNGQLVDDFFIIPGKRSIHVCNAPSPAATASLEIGEVIAGKVPSLTRKMIRL comes from the coding sequence ATGTATGATTATGTAGTCATTGGAGGCGGGATCGTTGGCTTATCAACAGCTTTTTCGATTCATAAGCGTTATCCACATGCAAAACTGGCAGTTGTCGAAAAGGAGAAGGGATGGGCGAGTCATCAAACTGGAAGAAACAGTGGTGTGATTCACTCAGGGATTTACTATAAGCCAGGCAGTATGAAAGCAACATTAGCGAAAAAGGGCAGTGACTCAATGGTTCGCTTCTGTCAGGAAAACGACATCGCTCATGATGTGTGCGGTAAAGTGATTGTGGCAGTGGATGAAACAGAACGGGAAAATATGAATCACCTGTATAAGCGCGGTCTACAGAATGGACTGCAGGTGCAAAAGCTATCCAAAAAAGGGCTTCTTGAGATTGAACCCCATGTTAATGGAGTGGAAGGGATTAAGGTGTCTTCCACTGGTATTGTTGATTACAAGAAGGTGACAGAGAAGCTAGCAGACATCCTGTCGAAACGAGGGATTGATCTGCTTCCTGGAACCACGGTAACAAATATTGAGGAACATACTGATGAAGCAGTTTTGGATACATCAAATGGAACTATTAATACTCAGTTCCTTATAAACTGCGCAGGTCTTCATAGTGACCGGGTCGCAAGGCTAGCTGACATTTATACAGATCTTAAAATTGTTCCATTCAGAGGTGAGTACTTTGAACTTAAGAAAGAGAAAAGCCATCTTGTTCGGAACTTAATTTATCCGGTTCCAAATCCAGATTTTCCGTTTCTGGGTGTCCACCTGACACGAATGATGGATGGTACCATTCATGCCGGGCCAAATGCGGTACTAAGCCTGAAGCGGGAGGGATACGGTAAGCTCTCATTCAATTCAAAAGATGCCTTTGATGTGCTGACGTTTGAAGGATTCTGGAAAATGGCAGGAAGTAATATGAAGGAAGGCTTAAAAGAACTGGTGCGTTCATTTCATCGAAAATCGTTTGTGAAAAGTCTTCAGCGCCTTGTTCCTGAGATTCAAGAAGGAGATGTAGTTCCAACTCATTCCGGTGTAAGGGCTCAGGCGCTTTTAAAAAATGGTCAGCTTGTGGACGACTTCTTTATTATTCCTGGAAAACGTTCCATTCACGTCTGCAATGCACCTTCTCCTGCTGCTACGGCATCATTAGAGATTGGGGAAGTTATTGCAGGGAAGGTACCATCACTAACTAGAAAGATGATTCGATTATAG
- a CDS encoding thiamine pyrophosphate-dependent dehydrogenase E1 component subunit alpha, giving the protein MFEKMSEIRHFEDKVHEVFSTGVLPGFVHLYAGEEAVAVGVCAHLDDQDSITSTHRGHGHCIAKGCDLNGMMAEIYGKATGLCNGKGGSMHIADVEKGMLGANGIVGGGFPLAAGAALTAKVKKNNAVAVCFFGDGANNHGTFHEGINLAAIWKLPVIFIAENNGYAEATPFEYASSCTTIADRAAGYNIPGEIVDGKDILAVYKAAERAVERARNGEGPTLIECRTYRNYGHFEGDAQTYKGAEKTQHLEALDAIQLFRDYLVKEKMMADDELSDIDSRVIQAVNKAVEFAEKSPDPAPEELLTDVYVSYNSDGGEA; this is encoded by the coding sequence ATGTTTGAGAAAATGAGTGAAATACGTCATTTTGAAGACAAAGTGCATGAAGTGTTTAGCACTGGTGTACTGCCAGGGTTTGTTCATCTTTACGCAGGAGAAGAAGCGGTAGCAGTAGGGGTGTGTGCTCACCTTGATGATCAGGATAGTATTACAAGTACGCATCGAGGACATGGTCATTGTATTGCGAAAGGCTGCGATCTCAATGGCATGATGGCTGAAATATACGGAAAGGCAACAGGGCTTTGTAACGGTAAAGGAGGATCTATGCACATTGCAGACGTGGAGAAGGGAATGCTCGGTGCGAACGGAATTGTAGGTGGTGGATTTCCACTTGCTGCAGGAGCAGCTCTAACCGCAAAAGTAAAGAAAAATAATGCAGTAGCTGTTTGTTTCTTTGGAGATGGAGCAAATAATCACGGTACATTCCATGAAGGGATTAACCTTGCTGCCATCTGGAAACTACCAGTGATTTTTATTGCAGAGAACAATGGATATGCAGAGGCAACGCCATTTGAATATGCTTCTAGCTGTACGACAATTGCAGATCGTGCTGCAGGTTATAACATACCAGGTGAAATTGTAGATGGAAAAGATATTCTCGCTGTTTATAAAGCGGCTGAACGAGCGGTGGAGCGAGCAAGGAATGGGGAAGGACCAACGCTTATTGAATGTAGAACCTACCGAAATTACGGTCACTTCGAAGGTGATGCACAGACGTATAAAGGAGCTGAAAAAACACAACACCTCGAAGCACTTGATGCGATTCAATTGTTCAGGGATTATCTCGTTAAGGAGAAGATGATGGCTGATGACGAACTTTCTGATATCGATAGCAGAGTCATTCAGGCAGTAAACAAAGCCGTTGAATTTGCTGAAAAGAGTCCTGATCCTGCACCTGAAGAACTATTGACAGATGTTTACGTGTCTTACAATTCCGATGGAGGTGAAGCGTAA
- a CDS encoding DUF3870 domain-containing protein translates to MNTIFVAGHSKLPTGMAANNISDTLTLTLEIDKKYGVIVDASCTLATEHSKQFVKQLLKGFSLKDGVNEPLHQLKEGYLGKAGNALAAALKDAHKQYDMHPEPLRN, encoded by the coding sequence ATGAACACTATTTTCGTCGCTGGCCATTCAAAACTACCAACTGGAATGGCCGCAAACAACATATCTGATACGCTAACCCTTACCCTTGAGATTGACAAAAAGTACGGCGTGATTGTCGATGCTTCATGTACACTCGCAACTGAGCATAGTAAACAATTCGTTAAACAGCTGTTGAAAGGCTTCAGTCTTAAAGATGGTGTGAACGAACCACTTCATCAACTTAAGGAAGGCTACCTCGGTAAAGCTGGGAATGCTTTAGCTGCCGCTCTTAAAGATGCTCATAAACAATATGACATGCATCCAGAGCCTCTACGCAACTAA
- a CDS encoding dihydrolipoamide acetyltransferase family protein — translation MSLELIMPKLGMSMEEGTLVEWVKEKGAPVKKGETVAVISSDKIEKDIESPGDGYLIEMTAELNDVVPVGKPIGYIGEESEQVIQQSSESSEVREETATSVEVLDRPEPIVSKKRNKIRISPAAKKLANKVGLNVEELNGTGPNGRVTRADVEKAIQKKDPVTPKQTEDIPEEKKSRAVKVTGMRKVIADRMYDSLQNSAQLTITMKADVTNLMEIRKQAKSQLDEGHRLSVTDFIAKAAVQALCDHPQMNSCFVNDEIQLYEKIHLGVAVALKKGLMVPVIRNANTMALGELSKEIKSVGKLAKEGQLDNDQLIGSTFTITSLGNYGVEFFTPVLNPPESGILGVGKAEEVPEFEGENVVKRTKIPLSLTFDHRVIDGAPAAQFLSDVRRLLEAPFRLLI, via the coding sequence ATGTCGCTCGAACTCATTATGCCGAAGCTTGGGATGAGTATGGAAGAAGGAACGCTTGTAGAGTGGGTAAAAGAGAAAGGAGCTCCAGTGAAAAAAGGGGAGACTGTAGCTGTCATTAGTTCTGATAAAATTGAAAAAGACATTGAATCACCTGGAGATGGGTATTTAATTGAAATGACAGCTGAGTTAAATGATGTGGTTCCTGTAGGAAAGCCAATTGGTTATATTGGTGAAGAGAGTGAGCAGGTTATTCAGCAAAGTAGTGAGTCCTCCGAAGTCAGGGAGGAAACGGCAACCTCTGTGGAGGTGCTCGATAGACCTGAACCTATCGTCTCAAAGAAAAGAAACAAGATACGAATATCTCCAGCAGCCAAAAAGCTTGCTAATAAAGTGGGGCTAAATGTAGAAGAACTGAATGGGACAGGCCCTAATGGAAGAGTGACAAGAGCAGATGTAGAAAAAGCGATTCAAAAGAAAGATCCGGTCACACCTAAGCAAACAGAAGATATTCCTGAAGAAAAGAAATCAAGAGCGGTTAAAGTTACAGGGATGAGAAAAGTAATTGCGGATCGTATGTACGATAGTCTCCAAAACTCAGCACAGCTAACCATAACAATGAAAGCAGATGTAACGAATTTAATGGAAATTCGAAAGCAGGCAAAGAGCCAGCTTGATGAAGGGCACAGACTGTCTGTGACGGATTTTATTGCAAAAGCAGCCGTGCAGGCTCTCTGTGATCATCCACAAATGAATAGTTGTTTTGTGAATGACGAAATTCAACTATATGAAAAAATTCATCTTGGAGTGGCTGTTGCGCTTAAAAAAGGGTTAATGGTACCTGTCATTCGAAATGCAAATACGATGGCACTTGGGGAACTTTCTAAAGAAATAAAAAGTGTAGGTAAGCTTGCAAAAGAAGGACAGCTCGATAATGATCAATTAATTGGATCAACATTTACGATTACGAGTCTTGGAAACTATGGCGTTGAATTTTTCACACCGGTTTTGAACCCGCCAGAGTCTGGGATTCTAGGTGTCGGTAAAGCAGAAGAAGTGCCTGAATTTGAAGGGGAGAACGTTGTGAAACGAACAAAAATCCCTTTAAGTCTAACATTTGATCACAGGGTCATAGACGGTGCACCAGCGGCTCAGTTTCTGAGTGATGTAAGGAGATTACTTGAAGCCCCATTCCGTCTGTTAATTTAG